From one Allorhizobium ampelinum S4 genomic stretch:
- a CDS encoding GNAT family N-acetyltransferase yields MIVIAHDDTLRIEQSGSVIAGGHIVWSDTPRLIVETLSIEAVVSQQVSSFSTLGAMLEAILTCHPEIHTLAVDLPDSVDGTPFAASGMLLPTEGGWIAKAQGFFQQSALWLGQVPPAYPDIPVMTNGTLHPMRPPKPVGPVYSRFIPWLDKVLGFHVASPEADLPHFHRWMNDPRVAAIWEDNGTLSQHRNFIENRLADPRTLPLIGTFDGVPFGYFELYWAKEDRLGPHYDADSHDRGWHVAIGEDTFRGKPYVSAWLPSLMHYMFLADPRTRRIVGEPIHHHHQQIRNLDRSGFAKIKHVQFPHKKALLVMLLRERFFADQLLSPDLTGLVDEDGLNIPGSLARGSL; encoded by the coding sequence TTGATTGTAATCGCGCATGATGATACTTTGCGGATCGAGCAGAGCGGTTCCGTCATTGCCGGAGGCCATATCGTCTGGTCAGATACGCCCCGGCTGATCGTTGAAACACTCTCCATAGAGGCGGTCGTTTCCCAGCAAGTCAGCAGTTTCTCCACACTCGGTGCCATGCTGGAGGCGATCCTGACCTGCCACCCGGAGATCCATACGCTTGCCGTGGACCTGCCGGACAGCGTGGATGGCACACCCTTTGCCGCTTCCGGCATGCTGCTCCCCACAGAGGGCGGCTGGATCGCAAAAGCCCAGGGCTTTTTTCAGCAATCGGCGCTCTGGCTCGGCCAAGTACCGCCTGCCTATCCCGACATTCCGGTGATGACCAATGGCACCTTGCATCCCATGCGACCGCCAAAGCCGGTTGGGCCGGTCTATAGCCGCTTCATCCCCTGGCTGGACAAGGTTCTCGGTTTTCACGTCGCCTCACCAGAAGCGGATCTGCCGCATTTCCACCGTTGGATGAACGATCCGCGCGTGGCCGCGATCTGGGAAGACAACGGCACGCTTTCCCAACATCGCAACTTTATCGAAAACCGGCTTGCCGACCCCCGCACCTTGCCGCTGATCGGCACGTTCGACGGCGTGCCTTTCGGCTATTTTGAGCTGTACTGGGCCAAGGAAGACCGGCTCGGCCCGCATTACGATGCTGACAGCCATGATCGCGGCTGGCATGTGGCAATCGGCGAGGATACATTTCGCGGCAAACCCTATGTCAGCGCCTGGCTGCCCTCGCTGATGCACTACATGTTCCTCGCCGACCCGCGCACGCGCCGCATCGTCGGCGAGCCCATCCACCATCATCACCAGCAGATCCGCAATCTCGACCGTTCCGGCTTCGCCAAGATCAAGCATGTCCAATTTCCGCATAAAAAGGCTTTGCTGGTCATGCTGTTGCGCGAACGGTTCTTTGCCGACCAGCTGCTTTCACCCGACCTGACCGGTCTGGTCGATGAGGATGGCCTTAACATTCCTGGTTCCTTGGCGCGAGGCAGCCTTTAA